Proteins encoded within one genomic window of Fusarium musae strain F31 chromosome 4, whole genome shotgun sequence:
- a CDS encoding hypothetical protein (EggNog:ENOG41~BUSCO:EOG09265I7S): MSYLLYSISFFALVLGTVLFFTRAHWIPHVQHLRPRLPGADYIYSRLPNSFAGDIEAGLSSNTFDLSGNVESGDSRAGLDDAAKAEVLAIMKKRRMNFDQARKVYMENRFKANGIGADGLPRDPKFVSFS, translated from the coding sequence ATGTCGTATCTTCTCTActcgatctccttcttcgccCTCGTCCTCGGCAcagtcctcttcttcacccgCGCCCACTGGATCCCCCACGTCCAACATCTACGACCCAGACTCCCTGGCGCAGACTACATCTACTCCCGACTCCCCAACAGTTTCGCAGGCGATATCGAGGCCGGTCTTTCCAGCAATACCTTTGATCTCTCTGGAAATGTCGAATCAGGCGATTCGCGCGCTGGTCTTGACGATGCGGCCAAGGCCGAGGTTCTCGCtatcatgaagaagaggaggatgaacttTGACCAGGCGAGGAAGGTCTACATGGAGAACCGATTCAAGGCCAACGGTATTGGCGCTGATGGATTACCGAGGGATCCGAAGTTCGTGAGCTTCTCATAG
- a CDS encoding hypothetical protein (EggNog:ENOG41), with the protein MDVVLEVVDTFIADYAYAYFHPKPPAPYDFPSPSNSTDTSAKAFSTWTYKPATQFIKFEPAEEAYMSAWDRDNPLRQALTLYLITWIFGLLVYFIVATLSYIFIFDKRTFDHPRFIKNQVRLEIIAANKAMPVMAIITAPFFLLEVRGYGKLYDTTEDGPGLWYDFFQFPLFLLFTDFCIYWAHRWLHHRLVYKYLHKLHHKWIMPTPFASHAFHPLDGFTQSLPYHIFPFIFPLQKMAYVALFVFVNLWSVMIHDGEYLTNNPVVNGAACHSLHHSRFEVNYGQFFTGFDRMGGTYLMPEQWMFERNIKMSEGRWKKEIEKVDELIEEIEGQDNRTYGSSSTKKTQ; encoded by the exons ATGGACGTTGTCCTCGAGGTCGTCGATACATTTATCGCCGATTACGCATACGCCTACTTTCACCCAAAGCCTCCGGCTCCTTATGATTTCCCATCGCCCTCAAACTCGACAGATACGTCGGCCAAGGCCTTCTCAACATGGACTTACAAGCCAGCCACTCAATTCATCAAGTTTGAGCCAGCAGAGGAGGCATACATGAGCGCTTGGGATCGTGACAATCCTCTTCGACAAGCTCTGACTCTATATCTCATCACTTG GATCTTTGGGCTTCTCGTCTACTTCATCGTCGCGACACTCTCgtacatcttcatcttcgacaAGCGAACATTTGACCATCctcgcttcatcaagaaccaaGTCCGCCTTGAGATCATTGCAGCCAACAAGGCCATGCCCGTCATGGCCATCATCACGGcacccttcttcctccttgaaGTGCGCGGATACGGCAAACTCTACGACACCACCGAAGATGGACCCGGGCTCTGGTACGACTTCTTCCAGTTCccgctcttcctcctctttacCGACTTCTGTATATACTGGGCTCATCGCTGGCTTCACCACCGCCTGGTCTACAAGTACCTGCACAAGCTTCATCACAAGTGGATCATGCCTACGCCCTTTGCTAGCCATGCTTTCCACCCCCTCGATGGCTTCACCCAGTCATTGCCATACCACATCTTCCCCTTTATCTTCCCGCTCCAGAAGATGGCATATGTGGCGCTCTTCGTGTTCGTGAACCTCTGGTCTGTCATGATCCACGATGGTGAgtatctcaccaacaaccccGTTGTCAACGGCGCTGCTTGTCACTCTCTTCACCACTCCCGCTTTGAGGTCAATTACGGCCAGTTCTTCACTGGCTTCGACCGTATGGGCGGAACATATCTCATGCCTGAGCAGTGGATGTTCGAGCGTAATATAAAGATGTCAGAGGGTcgatggaagaaggagattgagaaggtCGATGAGCTTATTGAAGAGATTGAAGGTCAAGACAACCGTACATACGGTTCGTCTAGCACCAAGAAGACTCAATAG
- the RCO1 gene encoding transcriptional regulatory protein rco1 (EggNog:ENOG41) → MGGGPQGNSTRLNELLEQIRVEFDTQMRATENYEHQIAAQVSEMQLVREKVYQMEQTHLQLKQKYEDEISALRHQLEAARKGIQPGIPGPPQHAAPSQQPPSIAPGNGLFSGIMAGGSQGGLVPPQPGQQQGQQGQPQGAQQQQQTQQGHAPPQEQPLGPQHQMGQGPPGLPVPPPHPNAQQAPYSQNYPPGPVSNGMGPQPQSTASPGPGRRGIGRPPGAVGPATPQVNTPVPYPGSAASPQVSHPTPEHGRMGGPHAPAVGNALGDLEVDSVAPHNKKTGQDWYAIFNPQVQRVLDVDLVHSLNHESVVCCVRFSHDGKYVATGCNRSAQIFDVQTGEKVCVLEDHNASDMSADLYIRSVCFSPDGRYLATGAEDKLIRVWDIQTRTIRNHFSGHEQDIYSLDFARDGRTIASGSGDRTVRLWDIEQGTNTLTLTIEDGVTTVAISPDTQFVAAGSLDKSVRVWDIHSGFLVERLEGPDGHKDSVYSVAFSPSGKDLVSGSLDRTIKMWELSAPRQGNQPGPKGGKCVKTFEGHRDFVLSVALTPEANWVLSGSKDRGVQFWDPRTGTTQLMLQGHKNSVISVAPSPQGRYFATGSGDMKARIWSYRPYS, encoded by the exons ATGGGGGGCGGCCCCCAAGGCAATTCCACTCGGCTGAACGAGTTGCTCGAACAGATTAGGGTCGAGTTTGATACTCAGATGCGCGCGACGGAAAACTACGAGCATCAGA TTGCCGCGCAAGTCAGTGAAATGCAACTGGTCCGTGAAAAGGTCTATCAGATGGAGCAAACTCATCTCCAACTCAAGCAGAA ATATGAAGATGAGATCAGTGCTCTGCGACACCAACTCGAGGCTGCTCGAAAGGGCATCCAGCCTGGCATTCCCGGCCCGCCTCAACATGCTGCCCCCTCCCAACAGCCCCCTTCTATCGCTCCTGGCAATGGTCTTTTCAGTGGCATCATGGCTGGCGGTAGCCAGGGAGGTCTCgttcctcctcagccaggCCAGCAGCAGGGTCAGCAGGGCCAGCCCCAGGGTgcgcaacagcagcagcaaacgCAGCAGGGACATGCCCCTCCTCAGGAGCAGCCGTTGGGACCTCAGCACCAAATGGGCCAAGGGCCTCCTGGACTTCCCGTCCCCCCTCCTCACCCCAACGCGCAGCAAGCTCCTTACTCTCAGAACTATCCTCCGGGCCCCGTTTCCAATGGGATGGGCCCCCAGCCGCAGAGCACCGCCTCTCCCGGCCCCGGTAGAAGGGGTATCGGTCGTCCACCAGGTGCCGTCGGACCTGCTACACCCCAGGTTAACACCCCCGTGCCTTACCCTGGAAGTGCAGCCTCCCCTCAAGTCAGCCACCCGACTCCCGAGCATGGTCGAATGGGGGGACCACATGCTCCCGCCGTTGGCAACGCTCTTGGAGATCTCGAAGTCGACTCTGTGGCCCCTCACAATAAGAAGACTGGGCAGGATTGGTATGCGATCTTCAACCCCCAGGTCCAGCGTGTTCTGGATGTGGACCTCGTCCACTCTCTCAACCACGAGAGTGTCGTGTGCTGTGTCAGGTTCAGTCACGATGGCAAGTATGTTGCAACTGGTTGCAATCGATCTGCCCAGATCTTTGATGTCCAAACTGGTGAAAAGGTTTGTGTGCTTGAGGACCATAATGCTTCCGATATGAGCGCCGATCTCTACATTCGCAGTGTCTGCTTTAGTCCCGATGGTCGCTATCTTGCTACTGGTGCTGAAGATAAGTTGATTCGA GTGTGGGATATCCAAACGCGAACCATTCGAAATCATTTCTCTGGTCACGAGCAAGACATTTATTCGCTAGATTTTGCTCGTGATGGCCGAACAATTGCCTCAGGCAGTGGCGACAGAACTGTACGCCTGTGGGATATTGAACAAGGCACAAACACTCTCACTCTTACAATAGAGGATGGCGTCACGACTGTCGCCATCTCTCCTGATACCCAATTCGTAGCTGCAGGCTCGCTCGACAAGAGTGTACGTGTATGGGACATCCATTCCGGCTTCCTCGTCGAGCGTCTGGAAGGACCTGATGGTCACAAGGATAGTGTCTACTCGGTTGCCTTCTCGCCCAGCGGTAAGGACCTGGTTTCTGGCAGTCTCGACAGGACTATCAAGATGTGGGAGCTCAGTGCCCCTCGTCAAGGAAATCAGCCTGGCCCGAAGGGTGGCAAGTGCGTCAAAACCTTCGAGGGTCACCGCGATTTTGTTTTATCAGTTGCTCTCACCCCCGAGGCCAACTGGGTACTTTCAGGTTCCAAAGACCGTGGTGTCCAGTTCTGGGACCCTAGAACGGGTACGACGCAACTCATGCTGCAGGGACATAAGAACTCCGTTATCAGTGTTGCACCTAGCCCGCAAGGAAGATACTTTGCCACTGGCTCTGGCGACATGAAGGCTCGTATCTGGTCTTACCGTCCCTATTCCTGA
- a CDS encoding hypothetical protein (EggNog:ENOG41): MTTPPDPALLATTNDSLAPLIPILNGFAHRHKNQHSSTHWWSSFSILRRAVRNLVNELNSRPRKVKSGGVKRDVHPALARAKWMMRHVVPGAFVTFSQLAADNQHAPLGLLLLSVLARTNTILSQLVPDHDHNPSISSSAKPMPSEPSKHKASDLRADDAPNAGVDMGVAISREELMSTQKKTKPVPTADSRSKDLKLKEHEAKTTHIDAKKIPSKSDTIDKPRKKTKNSDELSSLCGSLSSKNGAADKPKKKKKKGDAFSSLFDSL; encoded by the exons atgacaactccTCCCGATCCCGCCCTCTTAGCGACAACCAACGACTCGCTCGCACCtctcatccccatcctcaATGGTTTCGCTCATCGTCACAAGAACCAGCACTCTTCCACGCACTGGTGGTCCTCCTTCTCCATACTACGCCGCGCAGTCCGCAACCTCGTCAACGAGCTCAACTCACGGCCTAGAAAGGTGAAATCTGGCGGTGTCAAGCGTGATGTCCATCCCGCTCTTGCGCGCGCAAAATGGATGATGCGCCATGTGGTCCCTGGCGCTTTCGT CACTTTCTCTCAACTTGCAGCTGATAACCAGCATGCGCCTCTCGGGCTGCTCCTCCTCTCAGTTCTTGCCCGAACCAACACTATACTCTCCCAACTCGTCCCTGACCACGACCACAACCCTTCAATCTCGAGTAGTGCAAAGCCAATGCCTTCGGAGCCAAGTAAACATAAGGCATCCGACTTAAGAGCGGACGACGCACCTAATGCCGGAGTGGATATGGGCGTAGCCATTTCGCGCGAAGAGCTTATGTCAACTCAGAAGAAAACGAAACCAGTACCGACGGCAGACTCCCGCTCGAAAGACCTCAAGCTGAAAGAACACGAGGCCAAAACGACACATATAGACGCTAAGAAGATCCCGTCCAAAAGTGACACCATAGACAaaccaagaaagaaaacgAAGAACAGTGATGAATTGTCCAGTCTCTGCGGCTCTCTTTCATCGAAAAATGGCGCTGCAGATAAgcccaaaaagaaaaagaagaaaggcgaCGCATTTTCCAGCCTCTTCGACTCTCTATAA
- a CDS encoding hypothetical protein (EggNog:ENOG41), whose protein sequence is MECLKDKFVGGALLKGRYQTISPLNHGSFGMVFKAQDLVTNEPVAIKCLTKRSACPDADSDFAIDEKSEEQALHSRLGTHRNIVNLIDSFETDSHIYLVLEFCGQGDLYEAIRKGHGPLETEHVRQFMIELIDAVDYMHSKGVYHRDIKPENIFLTQDGAMKLGDFGLATTEKWSYEMTVGSDRYMAPEQFDSAGAGYSPAEADIWAIGICLLNILFSRNPFTTPTEADPLFLDYSRDKQSLFDVFPSMSQDTYEVLVQCMNLDPRRRSLEGAREALLRVVTFTTDDEDDDEYCGAESPNVATANREPLRTPSIQSPAVDTGAFPWAKALHGTTHLGRQLSVIPDDESYTEELFPKSEATTTDWCSANMQTPMSSVYDSHLGASMKSMAIKPTARFNRSSATAGSLPINMAKPMPAMSMVFGRRQETVSKSWSDMWDEDEEEEEMEQQRQMLQELNARTWSQESKEEKKVVEEEEEEGQVTKTAIVQPEPEPVSHTHDIKGDVDDDLVADGFFFQEAPTPKPQQITITPHYSHSPMSKPRSSLDKWAALGERRRGQSATLDSIKSVDFSKPRRHNFGFGYNKSYEAGVWDHSNYHHKFGAAKERSNSKECPWNKGRDWNWRRDRRTDLGDVEWVGGW, encoded by the coding sequence ATGGAATGCCTCAAGGACAAGTTCGTTGGCGGTGCCCTTCTCAAGGGACGTTATCAGACCATCTCCCCTCTCAACCATGGATCTTTTGGTATGGTGTTTAAGGCCCAGGATCTTGTAACCAATGAACCTGTTGCTATCAAGTGCCTCACCAAGAGAAGTGCCTGCCCAGATGCCGATTCCGATTTCGCTATCGACGAGAAGTCGGAGGAACAGGCCCTCCACAGCCGCCTCGGAACCCACCGAAACATCGTCAACCTCATTGATTCATTCGAGACCGATTCTCACATCTATCTCGTTCTCGAGTTTTGTGGTCAGGGCGATCTTTACGAAGCTATCCGAAAAGGTCACGGTCCTCTAGAGACGGAGCATGTTCGTCAATTCATGATCGAGCTCATCGATGCCGTTGATTACATGCACTCTAAGGGAGTCTACCATCGCGATATCAAGCCCGAGAACATCTTCCTCACTCAGGATGGTGCCATGAAGCTTGGTGATTTCGGTCTGGCAACTACAGAAAAGTGGTCTTACGAGATGACTGTTGGCAGTGATCGTTACATGGCTCCTGAACAGTTCGACTCGGCCGGCGCCGGTTACTCGCCTGCCGAAGCGGATATCTGGGCCATTGGTATCTGCCTGCTCaacatcctcttctctcgcAATCCTTTCACCACTCCTACCGAGGCTGATCCCCTTTTCCTCGACTACTCCCGGGACAAGCAGTCCTTGTTCGACGTCTTCCCCTCCATGTCTCAGGATACGTATGAGGTCCTCGTGCAGTGCATGAACCTTGACCCCAGGCGACGCTCACTGGAGGGTGCCCGTGAAGCTCTGCTCCGCGTTGTCACGTTCACcaccgatgacgaggatgatgatgagtacTGTGGTGCCGAGTCTCCCAACGTGGCCACCGCCAACCGCGAGCCTCTCCGCACCCCTTCAATCCAGTCCCCTGCCGTCGATACCGGTGCTTTCCCCTGGGCCAAGGCTCTCCATGGTACCACTCATCTTGGTCGTCAACTCAGTGTCATCCCTGATGACGAGAGTTACACCGAGGAGCTCTTCCCTAAGTCAGAAGCGACTACCACCGACTGGTGCTCTGCCAACATGCAGACCCCTATGTCGTCTGTTTACGACTCTCACTTGGGCGCCTCCATGAAGTCTATGGCCATCAAGCCCACTGCCCGATTCAATCGATCTTCGGCAACTGCTGGCTCCCTCCCaatcaacatggccaagccCATGCCAGCTATGTCCATGGTCTTTGGTCGACGTCAGGAAACTGTCTCTAAGAGCTGGAGTGACATGtgggacgaggatgaggaagaggaggaaatggAACAACAGCGACAGATGCTTCAGGAGCTCAATGCCAGGACTTGGAGCCAGGAGAgtaaggaggagaagaaggtagtggaggaggaggaggaggagggacaGGTCACGAAGACCGCCATTGTACAGCCTGAACCCGAGCCGGTGTCGCACACTCACGACATCAAGGGTGATGTGGATGATGACTTGGTCGctgatggcttcttcttccaggaAGCCCCAACCCCCAAGCCTCAGCAAATCACCATCACTCCTCATTACTCGCACTCGCCCATGAGCAAACCGAGAAGTTCTCTGGACAAGTGGGCGGCGTTGGGTGAGCGACGCCGCGGTCAAAGTGCTACTTTGGATTCTATTAAGTCGGTGGACTTTTCTAAGCCACGACGACACAATTTTGGTTTTGGATACAACAAATCTTATGAAGCGGGCGTTTGGGATCATTCTAATTATCACCACAAATTTGGGGCCGCTAAAGAACGGTCTAACAGCAAGGAATGTCCCTGGAACAAGGGCAGAGATTGGAACTGGCGTCGGGATCGACGCACCGATCTTGGAGACGTTGAGTGGGTTGGAGGTTGGTAA